The following coding sequences are from one Pseudomonadota bacterium window:
- a CDS encoding DUF6463 family protein — protein sequence MKAWIGKSLMAIGLIHQIYGLVAYHKVVFQFAGELLFNTVGRSLDRRVAFWFFMTGFSLMIVGGLIDWIERRKLEMPLFLKWSFLAFTVIGCFMHPKSGLWALLIPAIGIFLRARKEAGKKEKQ from the coding sequence ATGAAGGCATGGATCGGGAAGAGTCTCATGGCAATCGGTCTGATCCACCAGATCTATGGGTTGGTTGCGTATCACAAAGTCGTTTTCCAGTTTGCCGGAGAATTACTCTTTAATACGGTCGGCAGGAGCCTTGACAGGCGGGTGGCATTTTGGTTTTTCATGACTGGTTTCTCCCTCATGATTGTCGGCGGTCTCATCGACTGGATCGAGCGCAGAAAACTCGAAATGCCGTTGTTTTTGAAATGGAGCTTTCTTGCCTTTACTGTCATTGGATGCTTTATGCACCCAAAATCAGGACTCTGGGCACTATTGATCCCTGCGATTGGTATATTCCTCCGAGCACGCAAAGAGGCCGGCAAGAAAGAAAAACAATAA